Sequence from the Psilocybe cubensis strain MGC-MH-2018 chromosome 10, whole genome shotgun sequence genome:
CTGGATCTGCAGCTTGTTGACGCCGCACCCGGGGAACGCGCTGCGCAGACGCCCGCGCAGGCGCAGGATCTCGGTCGGCATGTCGCCTGCCGCGCGCATGTGCGAGATGAAGGCGATAATGGAGTCTGCGTCGAGGTCGCCCCGGCGGTACCGGATGGTGTCTTCCTTGGGGTGAGGGCGTACTGCGTAGTAGGTATGTGGGTAAGTTGAGTTTTTTTGAGTGGAGAAAACTTGGGTGTGGATTGTTGGCTTACGCTTTGGGATGATGCCGGCTGCTTCTCCAGGATGTATCTTGCGGGGCTTCTTTAGCGTTCTCTCAGGTCCGgttgacgaggaagaagagactgCCAACTGCTCGGACTCCATGTTTAGTATCCAACTTGTGTTAATGGAAGAGGGTTAAGAAAGTGATGAGGTTAGAAAGAAAGAGTGGCACGCTAAGCTTTGCAGTGGCTCCAAGGAATTCAAACCCAGTTTGAATCAACAAAGGCGGCTTGTACCCATGAGCGGGTGTTTAAGAGTATGTCATTCCAACATCAAATGAATTGTTATACAACAGTGattgtttaattttttttgtgtgaaaacattgaaaccaaACAGACAGAGAAAAAGCAAGCAAGCAAGCGCACAGATAGATCCTACACAAATGAGATACAAAACACCGCTTAGGCGAAGAGCCTCTTGGTGTACGAGTTCAAACCATGCACACCACCCTCGACCTGGGCGCTAGCGGTCCGCAGCTCGAAGCGAACTTTGCCCTCCTTAACACCCTCCTGGAGCTTAGACACACTGCGTACGCCGATGTCCTGCAGTGAGTGCTGCACACCAACGTACAAATAAGGCAGGAACGCCTTGACGCTGCCCTTGTCCTGCACATCACCCGACACACCCTGCGCGACCTTCACCGCGCTGCTCTCGGAAAAGTAGCGCGACGTCGCCGCGTTTTCGACGGTGGATGACTTCTTGGGAGCGGGGTACTTGGCGGGTTTGCCCTTTGCACCGCCCTTGGCCGCCTGCCCTTGCTCCATGGCCTCGAGACTGCCCATGCCGCGGTACGCCTTGACACGCTTGCCCTCATGGTAGAAGTACTCTCCTGGCGCCTCCTCTGTGCCCGCGAGAAGCCCACCCATCATCACCGCGCCCGCGCCCAGCGCAAGAGCCTTGACAATGTGCCCGATGTTACCGATTCCACCGTCAGCGATGACGGGCACACCGAACTTGCTTGCGAACTCGGCGACGGCGTACACAGCGGTTGCCTGAGGGCGGCCGACGGCCATGACCTCCTGTGTGATACAGATGGATCCCGAGCCCATGCCGACGCGCAGCCCGTCTGCGCCTGCGGCGATGAGCGACGCGGCTTGTTCGCGCGTGACAACGTTGCCTGCGACGACCTCAAGTTTGGGGTATGTCGCCTTGATCCATTGGATCATGTCAATTTGGAAGATGGAGTTGCCTTGAGAGGAGTCAAGGATGACGATGTCAAGCccggc
This genomic interval carries:
- a CDS encoding Inosine-5'-monophosphate dehydrogenase, whose product is MPVNGTSYLDPKDALEHLKTYARSDGLAVTDLMDSQVHGGLTYNDFLLLPGKIDFPASEVVTESRITRNVVLKTPFMSSPMDTVTESEMAISMALLGGIGVIHHNQSAESQAAMVRAVKRHENGFISDPVVLSPSHLVEDVLDIKARLGFCGIPITDSGVVGGKLVGIVTARDIQFRDPSTPLSEVMTTDLVTAQQGITLSEANDILRDSKKGKLPIVNAAGEFISLLARSDLLKNQSYPLASKNPKSKQLYAAAAVGTRPSDRERLALLVDAGLDIVILDSSQGNSIFQIDMIQWIKATYPKLEVVAGNVVTREQAASLIAAGADGLRVGMGSGSICITQEVMAVGRPQATAVYAVAEFASKFGVPVIADGGIGNIGHIVKALALGAGAVMMGGLLAGTEEAPGEYFYHEGKRVKAYRGMGSLEAMEQGQAAKGGAKGKPAKYPAPKKSSTVENAATSRYFSESSAVKVAQGVSGDVQDKGSVKAFLPYLYVGVQHSLQDIGVRSVSKLQEGVKEGKVRFELRTASAQVEGGVHGLNSYTKRLFA